AAGATTGGGAAATTCAATGGAAAAATGTAAGCACTCTCGTTACATGTAGGAGCTATACGCTATACAATATTATAAACAGATTTTAATGAATTTCATGATTTATGAAagcattatcaagatgagagGACAACAACTTTACTTAAGATCCATAAAACTAGAGAAAATTCGAAGGCAAAGAGTGTGTGTAGCAATCCCCTGTCCAGCGCGAACCCATACACGGTGATTCCGCCGTTGTTGTGCTGCAAATATGTCACTGCAAAAATTTCCACCAACACACAAACTAATTAGAGTTAAACCCACATAGACATGCAACGGATGTTCGTTTTGATGGGTCAAGGGAGAACAGATTTCTGAATGCACAATACTCACCCAAAGATTGTCTGGTTTGGAAAGATGATGAATCCTGTGACGGCATCGCAATCAAAGTGTCATTTGTTGAGTTACTACTGATTGCGCGGTTAGACTCTTCGACAACCCCAGCATTGGCCGCTGAAATTCTGTCTATCTTTTCCAGCGTGCAGCATTTACTCTTCGAGACCCCATTGCTGTATGTAGTTGCATGAAGCATGTGCCACCTTGTAGCAATGGAAACAATTCCTTGGGCTCTATGAGTAATTCTTGCTGCTCCCAATAGTGACAGTAAGAAACCACTCAACTGCACTGCTGAACAAACCACAAGATCGCCTGAATTGAAGAAGTTCTTCTCAGCTTTTGAACCCAAAACTAACATGAGAACTCCAAACTGACAAATAGTAATCATAAACAAAGAAGCCACAATGAAAAGCCGGTACCGGTGACTTGTTTCCGATAATTGCTTTTTTATCCTCATATGTTCTTCAAAAATGGTACCGGGGTCTGACCCATAACCTTCTAACATCTTCTGAAATCCTTCAAACCTTAGTATCTGCAACTCACATGTTAATCTAAACAAAGCACAGACTAACAAAAACACACCAGTTCTATACACCCATGATACTAATCCTGCTAGAAACATAATCGAATTGTACGGTAGACGGTTTTCTGCGTACGGTACGGGGATCGACACTATGACTGTTGAAAAGAATAGTATCTTATGTGCAAATTCAACAAGAAAAGAAGGTAAAAGAATGTAAGCAAGGTGTCTAAAGGATTTATCAAGTTCTCGTGCATACCCACGTCGAACGTACGTTGAATCATCTTGAAGTTCATCAAGATATAGAAGCCGACGCAGACCGTACTTTTTAAAGAACCGGGATATTGTGAAGAAACCAATAATGGCTAGACCTGACTCTGGTAACTGAATCAACTTGTTGAATGAAATTGGATCCTCAATAGTTGAAGTTTTAGGGACATGAACAAAAACTGAACTAAAAATGGGAACAACTATGGTGAGGAAAATAAAAACCAAGTAAGAAATGGTTTTATTTACATATGTTGAATGATCAAGTGCACACCACTTGAGACTTACACGGAAACTTCGTAGCTCATCGTATATGTTCGACTTTGAACGATGATAAGACGGGTTCGTCAGCAGTAACGGGACGATCATTGCATTTGCTTCATCAGAGATATTGACGTTGATGGTGGTACTGCCAAGAGAGTTGGTTGATGAATTCATGGGTTCCATGATAAGAGAGGGAAAAAAGGTCAAATGATAGCTTGTTCTTGAGGTTTTAATATGCTTAGAAATGAATTTATACTAAGCCATAAAATGTGGTACATAAGAGATTgcttgagaagaagatgaaaagaaaCTCAGTTTTAAGGCGCATAGAGGTGTGTAAAGCACTTTATAAAGTATTTTGTGAACCCAAGACTAATAAAAAAGAGGACGAAGATAGGTATATGCTATTAAAAGGAGGCAGTCTTTCGAAGACTTGTACCGAAAGCACCAGCAAGAATACAAAACAAGGCAAGGAAAGCCCAAGTCTTGCTTTTTCCCcgtgagctttcaacaagaagtaTCAATGAAGAGAATAATAAagttgaggtggtggtggtggtggctggGACTGGGAGAGACCGCAAAAGTTCCTCACTCAACAATACACGTACACCGTATTTGAATCCAATTTTAAAATGAGTCATCAAGCTCATTGACTATATTTGGGCACCGTGGCACAAGATTTGTGGCCAACTAAATGGGTGGACAAGTGAATTCATGTGATCATAAAATTGTGGTTTTGAACTAAAACAGATTGCAACTGAGAATTAGTTGGCAATCAATGAGTGATGCTGTTCGTTAGGTCAGGAGTTAACCCTAGATCATGGGAAGAACTGTAAAGTCTCCTTGTACAGTATCACACTGTCAACAAAAGGTTCACCTGCAATTGACATCAGCTGCACAAAAGGTAAAATATGACCAAATGAGCTGGACTTGCACAGAATCTAAGCTTCATTTGGTCATGGCATGAATATCATATATCCATAAATGAACCGAATTTGGCAGACCTGCAAATGAAGTTCTTGAAAATTTATACATTCCAAATACAGTTCTTGAATCAACTTTTGTAAATCAATGGAATCTAAACCTATTACTGTAAGTTAATTGATTTTTGTTAACAAACAAGGATGGGTATATCTACTCTTTTTCCGTCTTACTTCTCTTTTCTTCAGATTTGCTTTGAAAGAAATTCACTTAAACTTTGATATCTCAACAGTGGTGGTAGAGAAAAGTTAGCATAAGTTGGTCGAACCCCAGCAAACACCTGCCAACTAATGCTAATGTCCTTCATCCATAGGATCATTTTGCGTTTGAGATGTTGAGTCCTTGATATCATCTTGCCTTGAACCAGTTTCCCCAGAATCTGAAACCTTTGCAACAGAGTCGTCCAAAGCTTCGAGGAAAGATTGAACACTAAAGTTGTCTGCAAAGTCACAAATGCAGATTTTCAAGAGTTGATGTTAGAAATCATTCTAATATATACAAACAGATAAAAATCCATCCACATGATCCAGGAGAATTTTTGGAGTGTTCATTACTTACATTTAGCTGGGTCGATACCAAACTGAGTCAAATCAATTTGTCCTGTGCGAAGCACctaaaacaaacacaaagaagaagTGTCAATCCTGAGTGGACTTCCTTAGAGACTAGAACCTAAATCAACAAAGTATTAAGATAGGATCCTCACATATGTAAATGATTCTACTTGTTGACGGAATTGTGGGCACTGTAGTAACTCGATTAGATCAGAAGGACTAAGTTTGCCCTGAAACATTGCATCGATATAATTGTGGTTAGAGTAGCAATACTTTACATCAAATATAAGAGCTTATAGAATGAGATACTTCCTACCTCAGGCAAATGTGACGCCAATCGCTGTTCCAGAGGCAGTGATTCAATCAATGGCAGTATCAACTCAGGAGTCAGAATGTCCTCCAATCCCAGAccttaaaaataaaatctttCAGAAGCATTAccgaaaaaataaaagaacaagaagaacaaaaaaaataagataagaaaagaaaagaaaagaaaaggattaGAACGATTGCATTGAGAAGATTAGAACTGAACATGGCCATGGTCCAACAATTGCATTGTGGCAGACTTGACCAAAAACCATGGGTTAAAATTACAACCGAGTATATTATGAATCCTGGAGACGATGAGATCGACTTTCACATTCACCAAGAGACTTAGATGGTCAGCAGAATTATGTTTTGAGGCCATTAATGGGATACTCCAGGCAAAGATGTAACTGAGTGATCACAACCAGAGACTGAAGACAGCAAAATAGGTGTGATTGGTTTGGGATAGCAAGTCAGGTAGATTATGGGCCTAGTGGTATACAAGGAACGGCCTTTTAAATATGCCAAGTACAACGCCCCTATATTATGCATAACAAAGTTAAAGTTCACTAAGCCCTATATTTAAGTAGAAAATCACCTCCATCAGGATCCACGGCAGCATCTGCATCGACAACCACAGAGTATAACATGTCAGAAAGTAAATAGCATACAAATGAGGCCCTAAAATACGAAAAGATAACCATATATAATACCTCCGGCTCCAAAACTACTTAATATTCTCTGCAGATCTGCCATTTTTACTGGTCCAGCTGAAGAGCTAACATCACTAGTTACTGTCGTACCCAAGTTAGGCATAACCAAGTTTGCCCTGTAAGAGAGAATATAAATATCATGTACATAAGTTCTTCCATCTGAATATAAACCGTTCAACAAACTTTAAAACTTTTGTGCCTAGAAAGTTGTGGATTGCTCAACAATAGGTTATCTAATATTATTTCACCGTTCAAAAAATATTGATCTTAAAAACAATCCTATTAGAAAAGCAACAAGTTAAAAACTAAGAGTGCAAAATTTCACAGCAGATGAATATTGCTTGCGAATTTGAGTTTGATACAGCAGGTATTCTTCCTAGTTCTTACATGATTTGATACAGTGGAAAATACTGATAATCTTTTATGTCCCCGAAAGATAATAAAAATTTGGTATGCAAAATCGTTCTTTACCTCGATGACACCTCATCTTCAGCCATGTCTTCTGATTTATCAGATGCTTCAGACAGTGGGTTAGGAGCTGAAATCTCAGGTACTTCTCTATCAAATTCTGCCAAGCAATTGGAATAACAACAACTTTTCAGAAAACATAATGTGATCATAGAACTAGTTGAACCAAAACAAAGATGACGAATGTACCAAAAGGGCGATTCATGTGGAAGTTGACTGAGGTGCTAATTCGTGAATCTTCATCAGCGTTTGGCTCCTGAACACAAGATGTGATGCCAAACAAAATTAAGAATTCCAAACGAAATAAGAAGTAAAACGCCTTAAGGAGAAACAATAAATGGAAGGACAAAATAAAATAAGCAACAGTCGACAAAGCGAACCTGCATCCAAAAAAAGAACGTCCTATTGTCGGTGCTGAACTTTAAACGGTATACCCTTTCAGATGCCGGACCGACCTGAACAGGCAACAACAGATTAAAGAAGACGAACCACAACTTAACTTCAATTAATCACAAATATCTATGTAATACTGATTGTTAGGGTACCTTCTCGAAAACTGCCTCGTCAGGGAATATTATTTGATCCTGTGATTACTCTGTCAAGGAAAAGTACAGTACTTCCAGCAGAAAAACATCAAACTGAAGCGTTGCAAGCTGAACAACTGTAAACAACTCTATTCCACAAAGCAATAAGTTGAATAAACGATAAATGAGACAACTTACAGAAGAAATACACCTAGACTTTGTTCAATTTACTTTTTTCTAATTAGTTAGTGAGATAGCGATAATTCAACTTTTCTGTTGGTAAAAATGGAACCTGGAACTACTCGGATACATAAAGTGAACATGACAATTTCGCAACGATCAATATATCCAAACTAATAGAAAAAGCAAATGTCAGAAGCCTAAGAATCCTAAAAAGTAAACAAACACCAATGCAAGTTCCTTTTAATTGATAAATTTCCAGCTGCAGTAAGGATACATCTTCGAGCACATTCTGTGTGCGATCTAGCCACTGGAAGTGTAACAGTCCCTCATCACCCTGTGTACACAGATATTAAGAATAATAAGTTCCTCCAGCATCGTACTTGTAATGCACACAAATTCTACAAGTCCTTAAACACTCACCCTTGCTATTCGAACAAGTCCTTTACGTGAATCAGCAACCAATCGTGTTCCTTCGAGGTTCAGCTTGCCCGCACGAAATTCAAGCATAACATCCTACATGTAGTTAGGTGTAAGACTCACTGGACGTATGTACTAACTAAAAGAATCACGGTCAAACTACAAAGCATTTATATCGCCATTGAAGAACCACAAAGAATATTTCACAATAGATTTATCCAAAATATTACCAAATTGTATAAAGTAATCTGATACTTCATGCGAAATTAAATTTGAATAAGAGAAACTAATCAGTGAACAAGAAAAACATAAATATCAGAATGACAATTAGAAATTTGACAATCGGATATAAAGGAATTCCATGTCAAacatttttgatttttggtttctcGTGTGCTATACTATAAGTAAAATCTCTCTTAATCGTCGACATAATGGGATATACCTAACTGCATATCTAATCATACAAGTGGACCAACATAAGTAATACACCAGTTACTTAATCTATTTCTTCATAGTAGCTCAAAAATAGGCCAAAACAACCTAAGGCTACATAGCactgtcttttttctttttctgttgggaCTATTAAATACTCAATTTGACGGTTCTTCACTTAAGAATTCTAAGGTACTATTGGATTTGGAGGAAGGACTCCAAGGCAAAAAAAAAGCTCTCTTAATCGTTTACATAATGGGATATACCTAACTGCATATCTAATCAGACAAGTGGACCGACATAATTAACATACTAGTTACTTaacctatttcttcatattagcTCAAAAACAGGCCGAAACACCGTAGGACTACAAAGCACAAGGTCTTATTTTTTGTTTATGGACTTGACGGTTCTTCGCCTATTGAAGGAAGGCAGTGGCAAGGCAAACAGAACCTTCCCTCTTAATAGTGGAGACCTAATCAACACAGGTTTCATGTCTATATTCATTTCCGTGCAAGTAAGATAAACAAAAATCACTCTTAGATCATCGATAAAAATAAGGTACATATACTAAACTGGTATGTAAGTTTCAGGTGCATTTGGTGGAATTTGATCCATCGCTGATGAACTCTTTACTTCTCCTCCTCCTTAGCCAAAgtaattgttcttcttcttcctatctGATGTACACAAACCATGAAATACGCAAAATTAGGCTTCAGAAAAACATCCTAATCTACACAACACCGAAGTTTACATCGTACAGAAGAAtacatcacaaaaccctaattctcagaaaagaaaaataaataaataacggtACATAAACCCTAACATTTTGACTGAATAGAGTAATAGTAGTCTCGAAGACACTGAATGAACAGAAATCTTATGGAGTAAATCCATAAAAACCCTAGATTGTGGAATCTTACATACCAGTTTCTGAAGATGATTCCGCGAGACGGAAAGGATTtgcagagaaagagagagaagagTTTGTATTGTAATGAAAAAGGACAAGTCTCCAAGGGTGTTATTTAACGCGTTATGATCCGTTTGGGTCTGAGGTGCTCATAGTCGCCCGATAGCCTGTCACGGGCTTGCCCGGCACAGCTGATTACTATCACTGGTCGGACGTTGATTTTTATGGAAACTTTTGCACCCGGCCCTTTCCGACTGCCTACTATAGCATAGCAATAGAATGATATTGAAGGATGTCTGCCTTATGGAATAAAATAGTATTATGGATAACCTGCAAACATTATAATGAGAAAAGAACAAAGCGAAACAGACTAGATGATGCAAGATTTGAAGAAAATAGTGATGTAATGTCCCTCTACCGCAAGTTGTATGACAAGATTCCATTTATATATAAATATCTTGTCAATATCAAACACAGACATGCATTGATTACGGATATAAAAAACTTTTCTCCTAAACATATTAGTTTCGTCTAAAACTTTTTGGACATTTGAAACTCATAACAAGAACACCATCAAAAGTGTCTTCATATTGCATCGAAAGACCAATGTTAAGATCCACACACATTGAATTATCTAACTGACTGCACAAACTCATATACATATTTCCTTGATATACACTTGCATAGGGTTCTTCCACTTGTTGAACTGGCAGGTAACATTCTTCATGATTATACATAATAGTACTAGAAGATTGAGGATCACCATGTGGAGTCGCTGAAACACCTCCATGTTTTCCATACGTGTCGTGTAGTGTGTGTTCTTCTTGGAATTGTGGTGAAAAATGACTACTGGATGTTCGGCCTGTGGCAAGACCAGAAGAAGAAAAGCTTCCATGAAAATAGTACTTTCTGGAACGCTTCCGAACAACTCTTTTAAATTCATTAATAAACGTATGTTGCCCGAAACATAAGTTCAACAACTCCTCCTAAAAGGGGGAAAAATTTAGCCAAATCCCACCCTTTTCACAACAAATAGTAGTACACAAAGACCAAGTAAAAGATGTAACGTACTTACCCGTCTGGCAGTAATATGATCTAAAGTATAGGATAAGATGTAGGCTTGTGCACGTCCAAATATATCAAATTCCCATTAATGTACATAGGGATATGCCAGTCTACTATTGGTAGTTGAGTCACCAATGGGTCGTCAGGGTCAGCGTCATATGAGTGAGACATCATGTCCTGGTGTGGACGCCTGGGTTTACAGCGACTACACTATTG
This DNA window, taken from Papaver somniferum cultivar HN1 chromosome 3, ASM357369v1, whole genome shotgun sequence, encodes the following:
- the LOC113358761 gene encoding uncharacterized protein LOC113358761 isoform X1, yielding MEPMNSSTNSLGSTTINVNISDEANAMIVPLLLTNPSYHRSKSNIYDELRSFRVSLKWCALDHSTYVNKTISYLVFIFLTIVVPIFSSVFVHVPKTSTIEDPISFNKLIQLPESGLAIIGFFTISRFFKKYGLRRLLYLDELQDDSTYVRRGYARELDKSFRHLAYILLPSFLVEFAHKILFFSTVIVSIPVPYAENRLPYNSIMFLAGLVSWVYRTGVFLLVCALFRLTCELQILRFEGFQKMLEGYGSDPGTIFEEHMRIKKQLSETSHRYRLFIVASLFMITICQFGVLMLVLGSKAEKNFFNSGDLVVCSAVQLSGFLLSLLGAARITHRAQGIVSIATRWHMLHATTYSNGVSKSKCCTLEKIDRISAANAGVVEESNRAISSNSTNDTLIAMPSQDSSSFQTRQSLVTYLQHNNGGITVYGFALDRGLLHTLFAFEFSLVLWILSKVVVLSS
- the LOC113358761 gene encoding uncharacterized protein LOC113358761 isoform X2 — translated: MEPMNSSTNSLGSTTINVNISDEANAMIVPLLLTNPSYHRSKSNIYDELRSFRVSLKWCALDHSTYVNKTISYLVFIFLTIVVPIFSSVFVHVPKTSTIEDPISFNKLIQLPESGLAIIGFFTISRFFKKYGLRRLLYLDELQDDSTYVRRGYARELDKSFRHLAYILLPSFLVEFAHKILFFSTVIVSIPVPYAENRLPYNSIMFLAGLVSWVYRTGVFLLVCALFRLTCELQILRFEGFQKMLEGYGSDPGTIFEEHMRIKKQLSETSHRYRLFIVASLFMITICQFGVLMLVLGSKAEKNFFNSGDLVVCSAVQLSGFLLSLLGAARITHRAQGIVSIATRWHMLHATTYSNGVSKSKCCTLEKIDRISAANAGVVEESNRAISSNSTNDTLIAMPSQDSSSFQTRQSLVTYLQHNNGGITVYGFALDRGLLHTLFAFEFSLVLWILSM
- the LOC113358762 gene encoding 26S proteasome regulatory subunit RPN13-like, whose translation is MDQIPPNAPETYIPDVMLEFRAGKLNLEGTRLVADSRKGLVRIARGDEGLLHFQWLDRTQNVLEDDQIIFPDEAVFEKVGPASERVYRLKFSTDNRTFFFWMQEPNADEDSRISTSVNFHMNRPFEFDREVPEISAPNPLSEASDKSEDMAEDEVSSRANLVMPNLGTTVTSDVSSSAGPVKMADLQRILSSFGAGDAAVDPDGGLGLEDILTPELILPLIESLPLEQRLASHLPEGKLSPSDLIELLQCPQFRQQVESFTYVLRTGQIDLTQFGIDPAKYNFSVQSFLEALDDSVAKVSDSGETGSRQDDIKDSTSQTQNDPMDEGH